In the genome of Pelobacter seleniigenes DSM 18267, one region contains:
- a CDS encoding beta-ketoacyl-[acyl-carrier-protein] synthase family protein, whose amino-acid sequence MSLESVVVTGAGIISPLGHSLEALTAALLAGRSGVRYVPELEKIGGLRSRLAATVTDVDPKQIPRKIRRSMSKMSVYAYLASCQALEMAAFPVERLASGRVGVIVGSTLGSTETTENFFADYFRDYSLERMKSGLFFQIMGHSCAANIAQSLGVTGRVMAPSAACATSCQALGFAYEQIAFGRQDAVICGGADELHPLTTATFDVMHAASTSYNEHPEQASRPFDADRDGIVCGEGSGILLLENRVLAEQRGARILAEIIGFATTSDTSSIANPDVEAMYLCMSQALADAGIDPAEIDYINAHATGTVQGDAAEAEAIRRLVGAATPVSSLKGHLGHTMAASGAIEVAAAIGMIQAGELVATRNLQRIDENCQGIAHLQSNRKAQPKIILKNNFAMGGINCTLILRSCDND is encoded by the coding sequence ATGTCGCTAGAATCTGTTGTTGTCACCGGTGCGGGGATCATTTCCCCCCTCGGCCATAGTCTCGAAGCATTGACCGCGGCATTGCTGGCCGGCCGGTCCGGGGTTCGCTATGTCCCGGAACTCGAAAAAATCGGCGGGCTGCGCTCACGGCTGGCTGCGACGGTCACGGATGTTGATCCCAAACAGATTCCGCGTAAAATCAGACGCTCCATGTCAAAAATGTCCGTTTATGCCTATCTGGCCAGCTGCCAGGCCCTGGAAATGGCCGCTTTTCCGGTTGAGCGGCTGGCTTCCGGGCGGGTCGGGGTGATCGTCGGTTCAACCCTCGGCAGCACCGAGACCACGGAAAACTTTTTTGCCGATTATTTTCGCGATTACAGCCTGGAGCGCATGAAGTCCGGCCTGTTTTTCCAGATCATGGGGCATTCCTGCGCTGCCAATATCGCCCAGTCCCTCGGCGTGACCGGCCGGGTCATGGCGCCGTCGGCGGCCTGTGCCACCAGCTGCCAGGCCCTCGGTTTTGCCTATGAGCAGATCGCTTTCGGTCGTCAGGATGCGGTGATCTGCGGTGGGGCTGACGAGCTGCACCCGTTGACCACCGCGACCTTCGATGTCATGCACGCCGCCTCGACCTCCTACAACGAACATCCGGAACAGGCCTCCCGCCCCTTTGACGCGGACCGCGACGGGATTGTCTGCGGCGAGGGGAGCGGCATCCTGCTTCTCGAAAACCGGGTCCTGGCCGAGCAGCGCGGGGCGCGGATTCTGGCGGAAATCATCGGTTTTGCGACCACGTCGGACACCTCGAGCATTGCTAATCCCGATGTCGAGGCCATGTACCTCTGTATGAGCCAGGCCCTGGCCGATGCCGGTATCGACCCGGCGGAGATCGATTATATCAACGCCCATGCCACCGGAACCGTGCAGGGGGACGCAGCCGAGGCCGAAGCGATCCGCAGGCTGGTCGGCGCCGCTACTCCGGTCAGCAGTCTCAAGGGGCACCTGGGGCATACCATGGCCGCCAGCGGTGCTATCGAGGTTGCCGCCGCCATCGGCATGATCCAGGCCGGGGAACTGGTCGCGACCCGCAACCTGCAGCGGATTGATGAAAATTGCCAAGGGATCGCGCATCTGCAGAGCAACCGCAAAGCGCAGCCGAAGATTATTCTGAAAAACAATTTTGCGATGGGGGGCATCAACTGCACCCTGATTTTGAGGAGCTGTGATAATGACTGA
- a CDS encoding phosphopantetheine-binding protein — protein MTEQEAIELIDSSLAEEFELDRADMTPDANIYEDLGLDSLDTVDMVIVLEGAFDFKIREEESVRAIRTLGDIHRFVLSKIAEQG, from the coding sequence ATGACTGAACAGGAAGCAATTGAACTGATCGACTCAAGCCTGGCCGAAGAATTTGAACTGGACCGGGCCGATATGACCCCGGACGCCAATATCTACGAAGATCTCGGGCTGGACAGTCTGGATACGGTCGATATGGTGATCGTGCTGGAAGGGGCCTTTGATTTCAAGATCCGCGAAGAGGAATCGGTTCGGGCGATTCGGACCCTGGGTGATATTCACCGCTTCGTATTGAGTAAAATCGCCGAGCAGGGCTGA
- a CDS encoding lysophospholipid acyltransferase family protein — protein MQKIHPLLRVVGIPLMNLWCYSLLLVWTLLGILVFPVAFSLGLISLRWPADRLARWFIWLYGRGWLVLMSPFVRFRREFPERLHTGQPCLLVVNHLSFFDTYCMALLPVYDITFAVRSWPFRMFWYSGFMRLAGYLDVEGNAWEETLINSKRAFASGGTVLFFPEGHRSRNGQLQRFYSGGFKVAIAAGVPVVPLCIDGTDALLPPGRKLLRPCRVTMRVLEPIGTEDFADHDGHIRLRKLVKQRMATALADMRSQQPAETE, from the coding sequence ATGCAGAAAATTCACCCCCTGCTAAGGGTCGTCGGAATTCCCCTGATGAACCTGTGGTGCTATAGCCTGCTGCTGGTTTGGACCCTGCTCGGGATTCTGGTGTTTCCAGTCGCTTTCAGCCTCGGGCTGATTTCCCTGCGCTGGCCGGCGGACCGTCTGGCGCGCTGGTTCATCTGGCTGTATGGACGGGGTTGGCTGGTGCTGATGAGCCCGTTTGTGCGTTTTCGGCGGGAATTTCCGGAACGCCTGCATACCGGGCAGCCCTGCCTGCTGGTGGTCAATCACCTGTCCTTTTTCGACACTTACTGCATGGCCCTGCTGCCGGTCTACGATATCACTTTTGCCGTGCGCTCCTGGCCGTTTCGGATGTTCTGGTACAGCGGTTTCATGCGCCTGGCGGGTTATCTGGATGTGGAAGGGAACGCTTGGGAAGAGACCCTGATCAACAGTAAAAGGGCCTTTGCCAGCGGCGGCACCGTGCTTTTTTTTCCGGAAGGGCATCGCAGCCGGAACGGGCAGTTGCAGCGATTTTATTCCGGTGGGTTCAAGGTCGCCATTGCCGCCGGGGTGCCGGTGGTCCCGCTCTGTATCGACGGCACCGATGCATTGCTGCCGCCCGGGCGCAAGCTGCTGCGGCCGTGCCGGGTGACCATGCGCGTGCTGGAACCGATCGGCACCGAGGACTTTGCCGACCACGACGGGCATATCCGCCTGCGCAAACTGGTCAAACAGCGGATGGCGACAGCCCTTGCCGATATGCGCAGTCAGCAACCGGCGGAAACGGAATAA
- a CDS encoding phenylacetate--CoA ligase family protein: MDMTASIEEIRKGQLALLQRHLGYLNQASPFYRARFAASGFDPAGLTSLDQLAQLPLTDKSDLTLHNRDFLAVGEEQVVDICQTSGTTGEPVAFWQTEADLQRLTTNEQLAFTTAGITRHDRVLIGAALDRAFMAGLAYFLGLRQIGATVIRSGSGQLMLVAEFIRRYRPNVLVGVPSLFLALGRKLQEGGDDPTRQGVEKLICIGEPVRNPDLSLAPLGQALAETWRAQVLGTYASTEMATSFSDCPCGCGGHLLPELMVVEIVDEQGRPVAPGEAGEVVATPLGIEGTPLLRYRTGDIASLHHKPCACGRQTPRIGPVLGRRAHMLKCRGTTLFPAAIGSALLTLPEVQGHYLEVYREFDLSDRLRVVVGTRSSELSPELVGEVIAAKTRVKPEVVLCTPEQIQHQTIRPDRRKPVTFFDYRQQPVKDTCQ; the protein is encoded by the coding sequence ATGGACATGACAGCCTCAATTGAAGAGATAAGAAAAGGACAGCTGGCCCTGCTGCAACGGCATCTGGGTTACCTCAACCAGGCTTCACCGTTTTACCGGGCCCGGTTTGCCGCCAGCGGTTTTGACCCGGCCGGGTTGACCTCCCTGGATCAGTTGGCGCAGCTGCCCCTGACCGACAAGAGTGACCTGACCCTGCACAATCGGGATTTCCTGGCCGTGGGCGAAGAACAGGTGGTCGATATCTGCCAAACCTCCGGTACCACTGGCGAGCCGGTTGCTTTCTGGCAGACCGAGGCCGATCTGCAGCGCTTGACCACCAATGAACAGCTCGCCTTTACCACCGCCGGCATCACCCGCCACGATCGGGTTCTGATCGGCGCCGCCCTGGATCGGGCCTTTATGGCCGGGCTGGCCTATTTTCTCGGTTTGCGGCAGATCGGTGCGACCGTGATCCGCAGCGGCTCCGGGCAGTTGATGCTGGTGGCCGAATTTATCCGCCGTTATCGCCCCAATGTTCTGGTCGGGGTGCCGAGCTTGTTTCTGGCCCTGGGCCGCAAACTGCAGGAGGGCGGGGACGACCCGACCCGGCAGGGGGTGGAAAAGCTGATTTGTATCGGTGAGCCGGTCCGTAACCCGGACCTGTCCTTGGCGCCGCTGGGCCAGGCCCTGGCCGAAACCTGGAGGGCGCAGGTCCTTGGCACCTATGCCAGTACCGAGATGGCCACCTCATTCAGCGACTGCCCCTGCGGCTGTGGCGGCCACCTGCTGCCTGAGCTGATGGTGGTGGAGATCGTCGATGAACAGGGCCGGCCGGTGGCACCGGGCGAGGCAGGCGAGGTGGTTGCCACTCCCCTGGGAATCGAAGGGACCCCACTGTTACGCTACCGCACCGGCGATATCGCCAGCCTCCATCATAAACCCTGTGCCTGTGGCCGGCAGACGCCGCGCATCGGACCGGTGCTGGGGCGTCGCGCCCACATGCTCAAGTGTCGGGGGACCACCCTGTTTCCGGCGGCCATCGGCAGCGCGCTGCTGACCTTGCCGGAGGTCCAGGGGCATTATCTGGAAGTTTATCGTGAATTCGACCTCTCCGACCGTTTGCGGGTGGTGGTCGGGACCCGCAGCAGCGAACTGAGCCCGGAACTGGTCGGCGAGGTGATCGCCGCCAAAACCCGGGTCAAGCCCGAGGTGGTGCTGTGTACTCCGGAACAGATTCAGCACCAGACCATCCGGCCGGACCGTCGCAAGCCGGTTACTTTTTTCGATTATCGTCAGCAGCCAGTAAAGGACACCTGTCAATGA
- a CDS encoding HAL/PAL/TAL family ammonia-lyase gives MSQAAPVILNGNDLSIDDIVAIGVGDKQVALDPQALQRCRASRAFLEDEVAAKRVIYGVNTSFGPMCNKIIDDEQIQELQVNLIRSHAAGLGEPLKDYIAIAVMAVRLNTLVKGFSGVRVELLEHMQWLINQRVAAYIPECGSVGASGDLIHLAHLALAVIGEGQLYYEGELRPAAAVYEQLGRAPLTLRFKEGIALMNGTSAMTALAAFAIFGARKLLNISCVTGAFAIEIFGGIDDAFDEDLHLVKPHRGQIQIADTIRKLYQGSANITLRSQMHELIRQQKTDGPVFETTINVQDVYSVRCTPQVLAPVAEAVAEAVRVVEIEANSSNDNPIIIAEQKKIIHGGNFHGQSIGFAMDMLCMAMATLCNLSERRTNKYLDKNLNEGLPEFLIPGTLGLTMGFMGAQYLATSTTAENRQLAGPVSTNSISCNASNQDVVSMGTVAARKAFKSVSNAKHVITLEVLADLQALSFGQAASQLGRGTGRIYELLKAEFKVYDNSAIFHDELVRLRRQLFSSQLFDDLAVYWRE, from the coding sequence ATGAGTCAAGCCGCACCCGTAATCCTGAATGGAAATGATCTGAGCATCGATGATATCGTCGCCATCGGGGTTGGGGACAAGCAGGTCGCCCTTGACCCGCAGGCCCTGCAACGCTGTCGGGCCAGCCGCGCCTTTTTGGAAGACGAAGTCGCCGCCAAGCGGGTGATCTATGGGGTTAATACTTCCTTTGGGCCGATGTGCAACAAGATCATCGATGATGAACAGATTCAGGAACTGCAGGTCAACCTGATTCGCAGCCATGCCGCCGGGCTCGGCGAGCCGCTCAAGGATTATATCGCCATCGCCGTCATGGCGGTGCGCCTGAACACCCTGGTCAAGGGCTTTAGCGGGGTCCGGGTTGAGTTGCTCGAGCATATGCAGTGGCTGATCAATCAACGGGTCGCGGCCTATATCCCCGAATGCGGCAGTGTCGGCGCGTCCGGCGACCTGATTCATCTGGCCCACCTGGCCCTGGCTGTCATCGGCGAGGGACAGCTCTACTATGAAGGGGAACTGCGTCCAGCCGCAGCAGTTTACGAGCAACTCGGCAGAGCGCCGCTGACCCTGCGCTTTAAGGAGGGGATCGCGCTGATGAACGGCACCAGCGCTATGACCGCGCTGGCCGCTTTCGCCATCTTCGGGGCGCGCAAGCTGCTCAATATCAGCTGTGTGACCGGGGCGTTCGCCATTGAGATATTCGGCGGCATCGACGATGCCTTCGATGAAGACCTCCATCTGGTCAAACCCCATCGCGGGCAGATTCAGATTGCCGACACCATCCGCAAACTCTATCAGGGTTCTGCCAACATCACCCTGCGTTCGCAGATGCATGAACTGATCCGGCAGCAGAAAACAGACGGGCCGGTCTTCGAAACCACCATCAACGTGCAGGATGTCTATTCAGTCCGCTGTACTCCCCAGGTCCTCGCCCCGGTGGCCGAGGCCGTGGCCGAAGCCGTGCGGGTGGTCGAGATCGAAGCCAACTCCTCCAATGACAACCCGATTATCATCGCCGAGCAGAAAAAGATCATTCATGGCGGCAATTTCCATGGTCAGAGCATCGGTTTCGCCATGGATATGCTGTGTATGGCCATGGCCACCCTCTGTAACCTGTCGGAGCGGCGGACCAACAAATATCTCGATAAGAATCTCAATGAAGGGCTGCCGGAATTCCTGATTCCCGGCACCCTCGGTCTGACCATGGGGTTCATGGGCGCGCAATACCTGGCGACCTCGACCACGGCAGAGAACCGCCAGCTGGCCGGCCCGGTCAGTACCAACTCCATCAGCTGCAATGCGTCCAACCAGGATGTGGTCAGCATGGGAACGGTCGCCGCTCGCAAAGCCTTCAAGTCAGTGAGCAACGCCAAGCATGTCATCACCCTGGAGGTTCTGGCTGATCTGCAGGCCCTTTCCTTCGGTCAGGCCGCCAGTCAGCTGGGACGGGGCACGGGGCGGATCTATGAACTGCTCAAGGCCGAGTTCAAGGTCTACGACAACAGTGCGATCTTTCATGACGAACTGGTGCGGCTGCGCCGGCAGCTGTTTTCCAGCCAGCTGTTCGACGACCTGGCGGTTTACTGGAGGGAATAA
- a CDS encoding LolA family protein, which yields MKIAQRLWITLLITLLTCSATVTRAADLATVLTEVKAVAGQTDTLYSHFTQEKHLDIMAETLLSQGLFAYRKPDHLRWELLTPIASGFVLRGQQGERWNGLSRELERFSVDRDPLMGMIAQQLLAWARVDLDWLQQRYVMELVSEQPLQLKLTPRDAGEAGFIDHLEIFFAADRRYVEQVVLVEKSGDSTRLRFTDVKVNGSLPDDIFAAPGF from the coding sequence ATGAAGATCGCACAACGGTTGTGGATAACTTTGTTGATAACCCTGCTGACCTGTTCAGCAACGGTGACTCGGGCTGCCGATCTGGCGACGGTGCTGACGGAAGTAAAGGCGGTGGCTGGCCAGACCGATACCCTGTACAGTCATTTCACCCAGGAAAAGCATCTTGATATCATGGCGGAAACATTGCTCTCCCAGGGGCTGTTCGCCTATCGCAAACCGGACCATTTGCGCTGGGAATTGTTGACTCCCATCGCTTCCGGTTTTGTCCTGCGTGGTCAGCAAGGGGAGCGCTGGAACGGCTTGAGCAGGGAGCTGGAGCGTTTTTCAGTGGATCGTGATCCGCTTATGGGGATGATCGCCCAGCAACTGTTGGCCTGGGCGCGGGTCGATCTCGATTGGTTGCAGCAGCGCTATGTCATGGAGCTGGTCAGTGAACAACCGCTGCAGCTGAAACTGACCCCGCGTGATGCGGGCGAGGCCGGCTTCATCGATCACCTGGAGATTTTCTTCGCTGCTGACCGACGCTATGTCGAGCAGGTGGTGCTTGTGGAAAAGTCCGGGGACAGCACCCGCTTGCGCTTCACCGATGTTAAGGTCAACGGCAGTTTGCCGGATGATATTTTTGCGGCGCCGGGTTTCTGA
- a CDS encoding MMPL family transporter, whose amino-acid sequence MKLFQTCYEKLARRRGRLLLPVLLLLGLALAWLPQLRIGDSIVAMLPDGNSQVARDFGLLQKTPFSRKLVIQLQAAKTVSTADLVAATDQLGQRLPAELFTHLQSGPGDMGKLALLNDLGKYLAVLATKQDLQTIAERLTPEQVDRQMAENLGKLLQPQGVALKEQIRRDPLNLTPLALQKLLYLNPLPGVRIEQGHFISADRRSSLILADTPVLMTDAAGARRLVDAFQQAAAQLPAGISASLLSGHPYTLANTEIIKADMGRVLLVSGIGLLALFLIFLRRRQALSVFLLPFASMLLALVVTSWWYPQLSGITVGFGAVLLGITIDYGLHVYFALCRSNDGRGARLQAVARPLLFGGLTTLVAFAVLLRSELPGQRQLAVFAVTGILVALLLALFVLPQLVGAAVTRPELRKGYRRPLFERHPKLRWTVLGVWLASMIFCAVGAQQLRINGELRRLSYVPPALAQAEQQLAAHWGNMRGRAMIFAAGADLQRALQRNEEVWQRLGRHQLQDQVVSLAPLYPPLALQQQRQLHWHNFWAEKQPVADELLVQAGAKYGFTANAFAPFDQFLNTDPGPLDLAVLQSWGLGDLLGNFIFQDGSEFQVLTLLPDRPELIAVLDGEFADLSGVTLVSQSHFGRQLSRAIAGDFSSFIATAGIVVLILLIVLFRKLADVLLAVLPVLSGLLFMFGWMGWLGVEMNLFNVVASILIIGLGVDYGIFMTCHSRQPQDLGSGQAILVSGLTTLVGFGALVVARHPALYSIGITVLLGICAAVPTAVLVIPAFRPKRW is encoded by the coding sequence ATGAAGCTGTTCCAGACGTGCTATGAAAAGCTGGCCCGCCGCCGGGGTCGGCTGCTCCTGCCGGTGCTGTTGCTCCTGGGCCTGGCCCTGGCCTGGCTACCGCAGTTGCGCATCGGCGACAGCATCGTGGCCATGCTGCCGGACGGCAACAGCCAGGTGGCGCGCGATTTCGGGCTATTGCAGAAGACCCCGTTCTCCCGCAAGCTGGTCATCCAGCTGCAGGCGGCCAAGACGGTATCGACCGCTGACCTGGTCGCGGCAACAGATCAGCTTGGACAACGGTTGCCCGCCGAGCTGTTTACTCATCTGCAGAGCGGCCCGGGGGATATGGGCAAGCTGGCGCTGCTCAACGACCTCGGCAAATACCTGGCGGTGTTGGCGACGAAGCAGGATCTTCAGACCATCGCCGAACGGCTGACGCCTGAGCAGGTCGACCGGCAGATGGCGGAGAATCTGGGCAAATTGCTGCAGCCGCAGGGGGTGGCCCTGAAAGAACAGATCCGCCGCGACCCGCTGAACCTGACCCCTCTGGCGCTGCAGAAGTTGCTTTACCTCAACCCTTTGCCCGGGGTGCGGATTGAACAGGGGCACTTTATCAGCGCGGACCGACGCAGCAGTTTGATCCTGGCCGACACCCCGGTGCTGATGACCGATGCCGCCGGCGCCCGGCGGCTGGTGGACGCTTTTCAGCAGGCCGCGGCCCAGTTGCCGGCGGGTATTTCGGCCAGTTTGTTGAGCGGTCACCCCTATACTTTGGCCAACACCGAGATCATCAAGGCGGATATGGGGCGGGTGTTGTTGGTCTCCGGGATCGGCCTGCTGGCGTTGTTCCTGATTTTTTTGCGGCGGCGCCAGGCGCTGAGCGTTTTTCTGCTCCCCTTTGCGAGTATGCTGCTGGCGCTGGTGGTGACCTCCTGGTGGTATCCGCAGCTGTCCGGCATTACCGTCGGGTTCGGCGCGGTGCTGCTCGGGATCACCATCGATTACGGTCTGCATGTCTATTTCGCCCTGTGCCGCAGCAATGACGGGCGGGGCGCCCGACTCCAGGCCGTGGCCCGGCCGCTGCTGTTTGGCGGGTTGACCACGCTGGTGGCCTTTGCCGTGTTGCTGCGCTCCGAACTGCCGGGGCAGCGTCAGCTGGCGGTTTTTGCTGTGACCGGGATTCTGGTCGCCTTGCTGCTCGCCCTGTTTGTTTTGCCCCAACTGGTCGGTGCGGCCGTCACGCGGCCCGAACTGCGCAAGGGCTATCGACGCCCCCTGTTTGAACGCCACCCCAAGCTGCGTTGGACCGTGCTGGGGGTGTGGCTGGCAAGCATGATTTTCTGCGCGGTGGGGGCGCAGCAGCTGCGCATCAACGGCGAACTGCGTCGCCTGAGTTACGTGCCGCCGGCACTGGCCCAGGCGGAACAGCAGTTGGCTGCGCACTGGGGGAACATGCGCGGCCGGGCGATGATTTTTGCCGCCGGGGCGGACCTGCAAAGGGCGCTGCAGCGCAATGAAGAGGTTTGGCAGCGCCTTGGCCGGCACCAGCTGCAGGATCAGGTGGTGAGCCTGGCGCCGCTTTATCCACCCCTGGCTCTCCAGCAGCAGCGGCAACTGCACTGGCATAACTTCTGGGCCGAAAAACAGCCGGTTGCCGATGAGCTGCTGGTGCAGGCCGGGGCCAAATACGGCTTTACCGCCAATGCCTTTGCCCCGTTTGACCAGTTCCTGAACACGGATCCTGGTCCACTCGACCTGGCGGTTTTGCAAAGCTGGGGGCTGGGTGATTTGCTGGGCAACTTTATTTTTCAGGATGGTTCGGAGTTCCAGGTGTTGACCCTGCTGCCGGACCGGCCCGAACTGATCGCCGTCCTGGATGGTGAATTCGCCGACCTGTCGGGCGTCACCCTGGTGTCGCAAAGCCACTTCGGCCGTCAGCTCAGCCGGGCCATCGCCGGCGATTTCAGCAGCTTTATCGCCACGGCCGGAATTGTGGTGCTGATCCTGCTGATTGTACTGTTTCGGAAACTTGCCGATGTGCTGCTGGCGGTGCTGCCGGTGCTGAGTGGCCTGCTGTTCATGTTCGGCTGGATGGGCTGGCTCGGGGTGGAGATGAACCTGTTCAATGTGGTCGCCTCGATCCTGATCATCGGGCTGGGAGTGGATTACGGAATTTTCATGACCTGCCACAGCCGCCAGCCCCAGGACCTGGGTTCCGGGCAGGCGATTCTGGTCTCCGGGTTGACCACGCTGGTCGGCTTCGGGGCGCTGGTGGTGGCGCGTCACCCGGCCCTGTACTCCATCGGCATCACCGTGTTGCTCGGAATCTGCGCGGCCGTGCCGACCGCGGTGCTGGTGATTCCGGCCTTCCGGCCGAAAAGGTGGTAG
- a CDS encoding DUF3261 domain-containing protein yields MIMRLLIIFVLLLGGCGPTLSRQRLPTDCRAEAPAEQLVAQQWLQQPVIWRLRQAALLEIGPKKIALEGFLRLDLVHQQARLVALNEMGLVLFDLTVSSDAEQLQRAIPQLQQQKGLAKGIALSIRSIFLQPRPQAADRLVKEGSVERLLRQTAAEQVQFIFDCQGDLRQTRLNSAGQEWRVQYDSYQLYEATRLPSEIVFFDQQHAVKLSLWLREARQEP; encoded by the coding sequence ATGATAATGCGGCTGCTGATTATTTTTGTGCTGCTGCTGGGGGGCTGTGGGCCGACCCTGTCCCGCCAGCGGCTGCCGACCGATTGCCGGGCCGAAGCACCCGCGGAGCAGCTGGTGGCACAGCAGTGGCTGCAGCAGCCGGTCATCTGGCGTTTGCGCCAGGCGGCCCTGCTCGAAATCGGGCCGAAGAAAATCGCCCTGGAAGGGTTCCTGCGCCTGGACCTGGTTCATCAGCAGGCCCGGCTGGTGGCGCTGAACGAGATGGGGCTGGTGCTGTTCGACCTGACGGTCAGCAGTGACGCTGAGCAGCTGCAACGGGCCATCCCGCAGTTGCAGCAGCAAAAAGGGCTGGCCAAGGGGATCGCCCTGAGTATCCGGAGTATTTTTCTCCAACCCCGGCCGCAAGCCGCGGACCGGTTGGTCAAAGAGGGCTCGGTCGAGCGGCTGCTGCGCCAGACCGCCGCGGAGCAGGTGCAATTTATTTTTGATTGTCAGGGTGATCTGCGCCAAACCCGACTGAACTCGGCTGGGCAGGAATGGCGCGTTCAATACGACAGCTACCAGCTTTATGAGGCGACCCGGCTGCCGAGCGAGATCGTTTTTTTCGATCAGCAGCATGCCGTGAAGCTGTCCCTCTGGTTGCGTGAAGCGAGGCAGGAACCATGA
- a CDS encoding acyl-CoA thioesterase: MRKPYFRTSADAPPPLRCMAQRIVRFEEVDPLGIVWHGRYPSYFEDGRVLLGKQFGLGYLDFYEQGIVAPIKQMHADYHLPLRFGDEFSIEAILHWSDAARLNHEFILRNAAGEVTTTGYSVQLLLDSDFNVLMLPPPFYEAVRERWRAGELT, encoded by the coding sequence ATGAGAAAACCCTATTTTCGCACTTCCGCCGATGCCCCGCCGCCGTTACGCTGCATGGCACAACGGATTGTGCGCTTTGAAGAAGTCGATCCCCTCGGCATTGTCTGGCACGGCCGTTACCCGAGCTATTTCGAAGACGGGCGGGTGCTGCTCGGCAAGCAGTTCGGACTCGGCTACCTGGATTTTTATGAGCAGGGGATTGTTGCGCCCATTAAACAGATGCATGCCGATTATCATCTGCCGCTGCGTTTTGGCGATGAGTTCAGCATCGAAGCGATCCTGCACTGGAGTGACGCGGCGCGGCTGAATCATGAATTTATTTTGCGCAACGCGGCGGGCGAGGTGACCACCACCGGTTATTCGGTGCAACTGCTGCTGGACAGTGATTTCAACGTGCTGATGCTGCCGCCGCCCTTTTACGAAGCGGTGCGGGAGCGCTGGCGGGCCGGAGAGCTGACATGA
- a CDS encoding beta-ketoacyl synthase N-terminal-like domain-containing protein, translated as MNNPVVLARSIAVTALGNDLDGLWQGLLDGRRGIAALDRFSCANYISALGGCIDGLAAAPGSLFQALLERVAEQLGPLPQDCRLLVASTKGEVDLLQQQRGDLRPELLFENLLATIAARLGLSDRGMNINAACASSTVAVARAAALIAAGQAEAVLVFAADVLSEFVFSGFSALQALSAQPCRPFDRQRNGLNLGEAGVALLLLSADRARREGLAPLATVRGWGVANDAFHVTAPARDGRGLIRACQQALQQAEINPEQVAAVNAHGTATVYNDAMELTAFAAVFDGRIPPLHGIKGSIGHCLGAAGGVEIAIAARSLLEQRIPGTVGCATPEELAGDAISTAVRAISGDYLLCSNSGFGGINGVVILGRGAL; from the coding sequence ATGAACAACCCGGTCGTGCTGGCCAGAAGCATTGCCGTGACCGCCCTCGGCAACGATCTCGATGGCCTTTGGCAGGGGTTGCTGGACGGCCGCCGCGGGATCGCCGCGCTGGACCGTTTTTCCTGCGCCAACTATATCTCCGCCCTGGGAGGCTGTATCGATGGTCTGGCCGCCGCGCCGGGGTCGCTGTTTCAGGCTCTGCTTGAACGGGTGGCGGAGCAACTCGGCCCGCTGCCCCAAGATTGTCGCCTGCTGGTAGCGTCCACCAAGGGAGAGGTCGATCTGTTGCAGCAACAGCGCGGCGACCTGCGCCCGGAACTGCTGTTCGAAAACCTGCTGGCAACCATTGCCGCGCGCCTGGGGCTGAGTGATCGGGGGATGAATATCAATGCCGCCTGTGCCTCGTCGACCGTGGCCGTCGCCCGTGCGGCCGCGTTGATCGCTGCCGGTCAGGCCGAGGCGGTGCTGGTGTTTGCCGCAGATGTCTTGAGCGAGTTCGTATTTTCCGGATTTTCCGCCTTGCAGGCCCTCTCCGCACAGCCCTGTCGGCCGTTTGACCGACAGCGCAACGGGCTCAACCTGGGGGAGGCGGGGGTGGCCCTGCTACTGCTCAGTGCCGACCGTGCCCGGCGCGAGGGCTTGGCGCCGCTGGCGACCGTTCGTGGCTGGGGAGTGGCCAATGACGCCTTTCACGTGACCGCCCCGGCGCGGGACGGCCGCGGCCTGATCCGCGCCTGTCAGCAGGCGTTGCAGCAGGCGGAGATTAACCCCGAACAGGTTGCCGCGGTCAATGCCCACGGCACCGCCACGGTCTATAACGATGCCATGGAGTTGACCGCCTTTGCGGCTGTTTTTGACGGCCGGATTCCACCGTTGCACGGCATCAAGGGGAGCATCGGCCATTGCCTGGGCGCTGCCGGCGGGGTGGAGATCGCCATTGCTGCGCGGTCATTGCTGGAACAGCGCATTCCCGGCACGGTCGGCTGCGCAACCCCGGAAGAGCTGGCCGGTGATGCGATCAGCACTGCCGTCCGTGCCATCAGCGGTGACTATCTGCTCTGCAGCAACTCCGGTTTCGGCGGGATCAACGGGGTGGTGATCCTCGGCAGGGGGGCGCTATGA